The genomic DNA GCCGCATGGGCGTCTCGGTCATCGGGGGGGCCAGCGCCAAATTCATGTGGCAGTTGATCGAGGCGCGCATTCGCGCCACGGCCGACATCGAAAAAGCCTTGAATAAGTACCAGTCGCTGTACCGCTTGTACGTCAAAGAAACCGGCGCCGCGGTGACGGAGGAACGGACGCGCATTGCCTGCGAAATTCACGACGGGTTGGTGCAGAGCCTCGCCGGCGTGAACTTCAAGCTGGAGCTCTCTCAAGAGCTGATTCGGAAGAATCCCAAAGCCAGTCTCGCCACGATCCGTGAATCCAAAGCCCAATTGAAACTGGCCATTCAGGAGGCCAGACAGGTCATCTTCAACCTGCGTCCGCTCCACTACGACAAAATGGAGCTCATCCCGGCACTGACGAACTATCTCAAGTCCTACGAAACCCAATACCATATCAAGACGGCCTTTTCCGTGACCGGAGACGAAACGATCTTGTTCCCACGCACCAAGATCTTCCTGTTCCGGATCGTGCAAGAAGCCCTGAGCAACGTGCAAAAGCACGCCAAGGCCGGCCGGGTGTCGGTGCAGCTCGATATTCGGTTTGATCTGTTGCAAGTGACCATTTCCGACAACGGGATCGGATTCGACATGGATGCGGTCCTTCGCGATCCCGAAAAGTGGGATCACTTCGGCATTCGCGGCATCCTGGAACGCGCACGACTGGTGGGCGGGGAAGCCACGATCGACTCGAAGAAAGGGCGCGGCACGCGCATCGTGCTGCGAATCCCACTAGCCGACAAGGAGACGATTCGTCATGGAAAAAATTAAGGTACTGATCGCTGATGATCACCGCGTGGTGCGCGAAGGCCTGGCGGCCATCCTCAAGACCAAAGACGACATCAACGTGGTGGGCGAAGCGCAAGACGGCGTGGAAGCCGTGGAGAAAACCAAAACTCTCATGCCGGACGTCATTCTCATGGATGTCAGCATGCCCCGCATGGGCGGCATCGAAGCCACCCGTCAAATCAAGCGGGAATTCCCTCACATGGGCATCGTGGCGCTGACGATGTATGAAGAGCAGCAATACATCTTCGATCTCGTGCGCGCCGGCGCCACCGGGTATCTATTGAAAGACTCTGAGTCCTCACAAATCGTGGCGGCCATCCGGGCGATCTACCGGGGCGAGTCGCTTATTCATCCGTCGGTCGCCAGTAAGATCCTGGCCGAGTTCTCCCTCATGTCCCAGAAGAAGGGCAAGAAGCCGGCTTGGGTTGAACACGATTTGACTGAACGCGAAATCACGGTCCTGCGCCTCGTCGCAGACGGGAAGACCAACAAAGAAATCGCCAACAACTTGGATCTCAGCGAGAAGACGGTGAAAAACCACGTCCGCAATATCTTTCACAAACTGCAGGTGTATGACCGGACCCAGGCCGCGATTCTGGCCATCCGCAAAGGGCTGATCGAATTGGAACCGAGACCCTAACGGAGGCCGCGCCACCAATGCAAAGCCCAGGCACGGATCTCGATATTGATGCCGGAATACGTGGTTCCCGCTAAACCCAGCCTGATATAATCAGTTAACTCATTGAAAACCAAACACTTCCGTGCTTCGCCTCTTCCATCAAAAGATACAATTGTGTGAATTTCACCACAGTGAGCACTTTCAACCATTCAATATAATTCAATATATATCAATAACTTACGATTAATTTAATGCTTGGCACAAGCATTGCTCATCTTGGAGTACACATTACGGAGGAGGCACCGTGCGGTTTCAGCAAACGATCGGATCACCAGTTTCATGTTCGGGTGTCGGGCTCCACTCAGGCCAACCGGTCACGCTGACACTCCGCCCAGCTCCCCCTAATACCGGAATCGTGTTTGTCTATCGCAACGGATCGGAGGAAACCCTCCTCCCGGCTGCGGTCTCAAATAAAGTACCGACCGAGCTCTGCACGGCCATCAGCGTCAACGGCCGTCAAGTGAAGACCATCGAACACCTCCTGTCGGCTTTGGTCGGCATGGAAGTCGACAACGTGTACGCAGAAGTCGATGCAGGGGAAGTCCCCGTGCTGGATGGCAGCGCGAGCCCCTTCGTGCGATTGATTCGTGCGGCCGGCGTGATCCCCCAGACCCGTCGCCAATCGTATGTGAAAATCACGCAACCCATTGAGGTTGTTGATGGAGCACGCCGAGTCAGAATCGAGCCGTCTTCCACCCCGAAGATCACGTACTCCATTCACTACGATCATCCATTGATCCAAACCCAGTCCTACACCTATGCCTGCTCCGCCTCGGCTTTTGAGCAGGATATTGCAACGGCTCGCACGTTTGGATTTTTGCACGAAGTCGAAGCCCTGTGGGCCAGAGGCCTCGGAAAAGGCGGGACACTGGACAACACCGTGATTCTGTCCAAAGACGGTGTCGTGAATGAATCGGGCCTGCGCTTCCAGAACGAGTTCGTCCGCCACAAGGTCCTGGACTTGATCGGCGATATCGCGCTTCTCGGCTTCCCGTTCATCGGCCATATCGTTGCGGAACGATCAGGTCATGCCATGCACACCAGACTCGTTGAGCAAATCCTGGCTCAGCGCGACAAATGGGCCCTCATCACCGGGGAACATGCAGTCGCGGCATCCGAATCTCGCTCTCCGCTCGGGCTCCTTCGCCCCGCACCATCCCTCGCGATCTAACCGCTGCTTCCAAGCACCCGCATACGCAGATACACTCCTATGCCTATGCCCCATAAGGCCATGGCTGCTTTTAGGCATAAAAAAACGCCGGAGGTAAGTGGCCTTACCCCCGGCGTGTAAATCCTGGTGGGACTTACTTCTTCTTCGCTGCCTTCTTCGCTGGTTTCTTCGCTGCCTTCTTCGTTGCCAAGACTCTCACCTCCCTTCACACATTTAGAGTTGATATGAACTTCTTCCGCCCGCTTACACTACTGCCGTTAACTCCTGGGTCATCACCGCAAACGTGTTCGGTCCGACTTTCTGGAATCGCTTATCCCGCTTTAATGATGTCGCCACAGACGTCAATGGTGTCTTACCCTTGATCTGCAAACCGCCCTCCAGGAGGCGCTGCAAGAGCTCCTTGGCATGCATCGGCCGGCTGGCTTCGCGGAGAATCTGATAGGCAGCCTCCGGGACGCTCTTTCCGACATACTTGCTTTTGCCGAGCAGGATTTCACGCGATTGGTCCGTGACATCGGTCACAGGGAGAGGTCGAATACCTTTTTCATCGGTAATAATCTGACTGGAGAGGCTCGCCAGCTTGGCCTTGTCGGCTTCAACGCGATACAGCGTTTCCGCCAGCTCCAGGTATTTCTTGATCATCGCGATTTCGTCGTCGAGCCGACGCCGCTTTTTCTCAAGCTCCTGGTAGCGATTCCGATAGGCGCTGATCCGCTGCTCCAAGCCCACCAGAATGTCGGTCAATTCTTCCACAAGCAAGTCCTCAATAAAGCATACTTGCTTTATAGCAAGTGAATCATTTTCTGTCAAGTGATTCAAAACAACTATTTGATCGCATTCCACGCGTGTGCAAGCCGAATGCATACAATGCCTAACCAAGCCTTGTCATACAAGAACAAGCGTTTTGCGTATCGTTATTTATCAATATCTTACGATGAGTTAACAGGGCCAGACGAAGTCTTTTGGAACGCTTGGACGTGAGTCGTGGTAGGATGCGGCTTCTATGCAGACCTCTGATCGTCCCTCTCCAGAAGATTGCTCCTCATTTCTTGCGACCGCGATCCGAGCGGCCGAAGCAGCCGGAACCGTGCTCCTGGAGCATGCCCGCTCCGGATTTCGCATCGACTATAAGGCGGCCATCAATCTTGTGACCGATGCGGATCGAGGCGCGGAAGAAAGCATCGTGTGCACCATTCTCTCCGCCCACCCGTCCCATCGGATCCTTGCCGAGGAACGCGGGGAGGATGGGGCCACGGACTCCCCATATCGATGGATTATCGATCCTCTGGACGGCACCACCAACTTCGCCCATGGATTCCCGTTTTACTCCGTCTCGATCGGCCTGGAATGTGACGGGGAATGCATCGTGGGTGTCGTGCTGGACCCGGTTCGCCGGGAGTTATTCACCGCTGTTCTGGGGCAAGGCGCGTACCTGAACGGCGAGCGCCTTCGCGTGTCGACGATTGAGACGCTTGAGCACTCGCTGCTGGTCACCGGCTTCGCGTACAACATCCGTGAGACCACCGACAATAATCTCGACCACTTTTCCCGCATCTCACTCCGCGCACAAGGCGTCCGCCGCACCGGTTCAGCCGCATTGGATCTCAGCTATGTGGCAGCCGGCCGATTCGACGGGTATTGGGAAGTGAAGCTGAGTCCATGGGACATGGCCGCCGGCGTTGTGATTCTCCGGGAGGCCGGGGGAGTCGTGTCAGGCTTCAGCAGGGACCGATTTTCATTGTACGGACAGGAGCTTGTCGCCACTAACGGGCACATTCACGAGCACTTGCTTCGCGCCATCAATCAGCACCCCGATCCTCACTGATCAGCATCGATTCCAGCCGGCGATCCCGAGCAATTCATCTCCGACCACGGAAACACCACGCCGCCGGCCGTCCCATGTACAGCGCGATATTTGATGCGGTATCATGCCGCTCTCACATGTCAGACTGAAGGAGCGCACGCACCATGGCAAGCCAAGTCCCTCCGCAAAAACCAGTCGCCCCAGCGGCGAATCCGCAGGATGTCTGGGATGTCGAACTCTTACACGTCCACGTGTCACGCAAAGGACAACTCGTCAATGCCGAATGGGCGCTGCACCCTCAGATCAAGGCAGACTTGAGCGCGGAAGAATGGAAAGAACTCGGGGAACTCATGAGCAAAGTCACCACCATCGTCGGACACCGTTTTTCTCAGGCCCTCGGCGAGGCCGATCCCGCCCCTCCGGGTAACGCCTAACGCATCGGACACTGAAAATCCGCTGATCGCTCGCCGACGCCATATCGTGTCCGGAACGAACCACACCTACTCACCCTGCGAGGTTATCCATGGACTGTTATTACCATTCGAAGGATCTCGGCAAATTCGGAGACATGGGGAAGGGCAACCCGGTGCTGTGGGAAAAGTTCATGAGTTATTACAGCGCCGTCTTCGCGGAAGGGGCGCTGACGGAACGGGAGAAAGCGCTGATTGCGCTCGGCGTGGCCCATGCCGTGCAATGCCCGTACTGCATCGATGCCTACACACAGGCCTGCTTGGAAAAGGGATCGAATACCGAAGAAATGACCGAAGCCGTCCATGTCGCCTGCGCGATCCGCGGCGGAGCGTCACTCGTACACGGCGTGCAGATGCGAAACGTCACTGAGAAGCTGTCGATGTAGGGGAGGGGAGAAGGACGGAAGAGACGCAGAATCCGCTCAGTAGTAGGGGTGCTCGGGTATGGCCAGCGTGAAATACTTCCCGCGCTCTTCATATAGAATGCGACGACTCGTCAAGATGCCAAGCGCCTCGGTCAGCTCGTCTTCCGAGCATGCCATGTCACG from Nitrospira sp. ND1 includes the following:
- a CDS encoding response regulator transcription factor, which codes for MEKIKVLIADDHRVVREGLAAILKTKDDINVVGEAQDGVEAVEKTKTLMPDVILMDVSMPRMGGIEATRQIKREFPHMGIVALTMYEEQQYIFDLVRAGATGYLLKDSESSQIVAAIRAIYRGESLIHPSVASKILAEFSLMSQKKGKKPAWVEHDLTEREITVLRLVADGKTNKEIANNLDLSEKTVKNHVRNIFHKLQVYDRTQAAILAIRKGLIELEPRP
- the lpxC gene encoding UDP-3-O-acyl-N-acetylglucosamine deacetylase: MRFQQTIGSPVSCSGVGLHSGQPVTLTLRPAPPNTGIVFVYRNGSEETLLPAAVSNKVPTELCTAISVNGRQVKTIEHLLSALVGMEVDNVYAEVDAGEVPVLDGSASPFVRLIRAAGVIPQTRRQSYVKITQPIEVVDGARRVRIEPSSTPKITYSIHYDHPLIQTQSYTYACSASAFEQDIATARTFGFLHEVEALWARGLGKGGTLDNTVILSKDGVVNESGLRFQNEFVRHKVLDLIGDIALLGFPFIGHIVAERSGHAMHTRLVEQILAQRDKWALITGEHAVAASESRSPLGLLRPAPSLAI
- a CDS encoding sensor histidine kinase; amino-acid sequence: MATTKVTRNRRTAKRPSRRRSPGATHVVIIGAGRGGTALMEIFANDPLVRIVGVADISDQAPGLGLAKRLHIRVTRNYRQLLKMGPVDLVIDVSGNPEVGEYLQDIRRMGVSVIGGASAKFMWQLIEARIRATADIEKALNKYQSLYRLYVKETGAAVTEERTRIACEIHDGLVQSLAGVNFKLELSQELIRKNPKASLATIRESKAQLKLAIQEARQVIFNLRPLHYDKMELIPALTNYLKSYETQYHIKTAFSVTGDETILFPRTKIFLFRIVQEALSNVQKHAKAGRVSVQLDIRFDLLQVTISDNGIGFDMDAVLRDPEKWDHFGIRGILERARLVGGEATIDSKKGRGTRIVLRIPLADKETIRHGKN
- a CDS encoding winged helix-turn-helix domain-containing protein, coding for MEELTDILVGLEQRISAYRNRYQELEKKRRRLDDEIAMIKKYLELAETLYRVEADKAKLASLSSQIITDEKGIRPLPVTDVTDQSREILLGKSKYVGKSVPEAAYQILREASRPMHAKELLQRLLEGGLQIKGKTPLTSVATSLKRDKRFQKVGPNTFAVMTQELTAVV
- a CDS encoding inositol monophosphatase family protein; amino-acid sequence: MQTSDRPSPEDCSSFLATAIRAAEAAGTVLLEHARSGFRIDYKAAINLVTDADRGAEESIVCTILSAHPSHRILAEERGEDGATDSPYRWIIDPLDGTTNFAHGFPFYSVSIGLECDGECIVGVVLDPVRRELFTAVLGQGAYLNGERLRVSTIETLEHSLLVTGFAYNIRETTDNNLDHFSRISLRAQGVRRTGSAALDLSYVAAGRFDGYWEVKLSPWDMAAGVVILREAGGVVSGFSRDRFSLYGQELVATNGHIHEHLLRAINQHPDPH
- a CDS encoding arsenosugar biosynthesis-associated peroxidase-like protein → MDCYYHSKDLGKFGDMGKGNPVLWEKFMSYYSAVFAEGALTEREKALIALGVAHAVQCPYCIDAYTQACLEKGSNTEEMTEAVHVACAIRGGASLVHGVQMRNVTEKLSM